A window from Catalinimonas alkaloidigena encodes these proteins:
- a CDS encoding SusC/RagA family TonB-linked outer membrane protein: MKYFFTFLVTCLLPLSVALAQTKTISGRVTTAEDGEGLPGANVIVEGTSKGTTTDIEGNYSITLTPEENTLVFSFIGFQTQTIPVGNQSTIDVVMQTDAQTLEDVVVIGYGTVNKSDLTGSVSSVRGEDLTKVPAVSPTQALQGKVSGVQVTSTNGAPGSGTVVRIRGTGTFNNASPIYVVDGVILDNIDYLNSADIESMEVLKDASATAIYGSRGANGVVIVTTRQGARGQEGTTFNVTGEFSMQRMQRPIDLLNGPEFATVVNEIKPGTYNNVSAVPSTDWQDLLFRDAPIHNYQVSASGSTQKMQYYFGLGYFNQQGIIPKSSYERVTLKFNNTYNLADWARIGSNLSFTPYRQQNTRGNSPFVAYRSQPVVTPYQADGSYSVVPGVGNFLADIEYNNSFERGIRTVDNIYGELDLLEGLTLRTSFGVDMQYTKTESFTPVFFVSPQQQNDLNDLNKSYSDRVSWLWENTLNYRKELGRHRINAVVGYTMQESSSERFAAAGQDILRNDPDFWYLNPNNIVSTSIENTVDLSQNYAIMSYLARANYTFDNRYLFTATFRRDGSSKFSDNNRWGNFPSFAVGWNVINEAFMQEVPMLSNLKVRGSWGIIGNEKIDYNRQYSRVENGLAAVFGRGDMMYPGSTFGETGNPDLSWENTYQTDIGMEFGLFSNRLNVEVDYYNKRTEGILINLPVPGYLGNGDGATITYNAAEVLNRGFEYNVVWSGAANEFTYRIGTVGTTIHNEALKVFGTGGSGDRLFNGGITTATGPGLPLGAFYGYQVDGVFQTQEELNAYPHLSTAGVGDLRFVDTNADGVLNSDDRTYLGSPIPSFIYGLNMEFGWKGFDLTADFQGQTGNKIYNIKETVRPDLYNFEQHVINRWTGPGTSNTEPRATAGGYNWLPSSYFVQDGSYLRLRTLTLGYTLPEAIAQQAKMRSARVYLRGTNVFTLTKFTGYSPEVASSSSIDNGIDSGGNDSYPVSSIYSVGLNVTF, encoded by the coding sequence ATGAAGTATTTTTTTACGTTTCTCGTGACTTGCCTCTTACCCCTGTCGGTGGCGTTAGCGCAAACCAAGACGATAAGTGGACGAGTTACCACCGCCGAGGACGGTGAAGGACTGCCCGGCGCGAATGTGATTGTCGAAGGAACCAGCAAAGGGACCACAACCGACATCGAAGGCAATTATTCGATTACCCTCACTCCCGAAGAAAATACGCTCGTATTTTCGTTCATTGGCTTTCAGACCCAGACCATTCCGGTGGGCAACCAGTCAACCATCGACGTGGTGATGCAAACCGACGCCCAGACGCTGGAAGACGTGGTGGTGATCGGCTACGGAACGGTGAACAAGTCGGACCTGACGGGATCGGTGTCGTCCGTGCGCGGCGAAGACCTGACCAAAGTGCCGGCCGTATCGCCCACCCAGGCCCTGCAGGGGAAGGTATCGGGTGTGCAGGTGACCAGCACCAACGGCGCACCCGGCTCGGGCACGGTCGTGCGCATCCGCGGGACGGGCACGTTCAACAACGCCAGCCCCATCTACGTGGTCGACGGCGTGATTCTCGATAACATCGACTACCTGAACTCGGCCGACATCGAATCGATGGAGGTACTGAAAGATGCGTCGGCTACGGCCATCTACGGGTCGCGCGGCGCCAACGGGGTCGTGATCGTCACGACGCGGCAGGGCGCGCGCGGGCAGGAAGGCACGACCTTCAACGTGACGGGCGAATTCAGCATGCAGCGGATGCAACGGCCCATCGATCTGTTGAACGGGCCGGAGTTTGCTACGGTCGTCAACGAAATCAAACCCGGAACCTACAACAACGTGAGCGCCGTGCCCAGCACCGACTGGCAGGATCTGCTGTTCCGCGATGCGCCGATCCACAACTATCAGGTTTCGGCCTCCGGCTCTACGCAAAAGATGCAGTACTATTTTGGCCTGGGCTATTTTAACCAACAGGGGATCATTCCGAAATCGAGTTACGAGCGGGTGACCCTCAAGTTCAACAACACGTACAACCTGGCCGACTGGGCGCGCATCGGGAGCAACCTGAGCTTTACGCCCTACCGCCAGCAGAACACGCGGGGCAACTCGCCCTTTGTGGCTTACCGCTCGCAGCCGGTGGTGACGCCCTACCAGGCCGACGGCAGCTACTCGGTGGTGCCGGGTGTGGGCAACTTCCTGGCCGACATCGAGTACAACAACAGCTTTGAGCGCGGCATCCGTACGGTCGACAACATTTACGGCGAACTGGATCTGCTGGAAGGCCTGACCCTCCGCACCAGCTTCGGGGTCGACATGCAATACACAAAAACCGAGAGCTTTACGCCCGTGTTCTTCGTGTCGCCGCAGCAGCAGAACGACCTCAACGACCTGAACAAGTCGTACAGCGACCGCGTCTCGTGGCTGTGGGAAAACACGCTGAACTATCGGAAAGAGCTGGGGCGGCACCGCATCAACGCTGTGGTCGGCTATACGATGCAGGAGTCGAGTTCCGAGCGCTTCGCGGCCGCCGGGCAGGACATCCTGCGCAACGATCCCGATTTCTGGTACCTGAACCCGAACAACATCGTCTCGACGTCCATCGAAAACACGGTCGATCTGAGTCAGAACTACGCGATCATGTCGTACCTGGCGCGGGCCAACTACACGTTCGACAACCGTTATCTGTTTACGGCCACGTTCCGGCGCGACGGTTCTTCCAAATTCAGCGACAACAACCGCTGGGGGAACTTCCCGTCGTTTGCCGTGGGCTGGAACGTGATCAACGAAGCGTTTATGCAGGAGGTGCCTATGCTCTCGAACCTGAAAGTACGGGGAAGCTGGGGCATCATCGGCAACGAAAAGATCGACTACAACCGGCAGTATTCCCGGGTCGAAAACGGCCTGGCAGCGGTCTTCGGGCGGGGCGACATGATGTATCCCGGCTCGACGTTCGGCGAAACCGGCAACCCTGACCTGAGCTGGGAAAACACGTACCAGACCGACATCGGGATGGAATTTGGCCTGTTCAGCAACCGCCTGAACGTGGAGGTCGACTACTACAACAAACGTACGGAAGGCATCCTGATCAACCTGCCGGTGCCCGGGTACCTGGGCAATGGCGACGGCGCCACCATTACTTACAACGCCGCCGAGGTGCTGAACCGCGGGTTCGAGTACAACGTGGTCTGGAGCGGCGCGGCGAACGAGTTTACCTACCGGATCGGGACCGTCGGGACCACCATCCACAACGAAGCGCTAAAAGTGTTCGGCACGGGTGGCTCGGGCGATCGGCTGTTCAACGGCGGCATCACCACGGCCACCGGCCCCGGCCTGCCGCTGGGTGCGTTCTACGGCTACCAGGTCGATGGCGTGTTCCAAACCCAAGAGGAACTCAACGCGTATCCGCACCTGTCGACTGCGGGCGTGGGCGATCTGCGTTTCGTCGATACCAACGCCGATGGCGTGTTGAACAGCGACGACCGGACCTACCTGGGTTCACCGATTCCATCGTTCATCTACGGCCTGAACATGGAATTCGGCTGGAAAGGCTTTGACCTGACGGCTGATTTTCAGGGACAGACCGGCAACAAGATTTACAACATCAAGGAAACCGTTCGGCCCGACCTCTACAACTTCGAGCAGCACGTGATCAACCGCTGGACCGGCCCCGGTACCAGCAACACCGAACCACGGGCTACGGCCGGTGGCTACAACTGGCTTCCGTCTTCTTACTTCGTGCAGGACGGGTCTTACCTCCGGCTGCGGACGCTGACGCTGGGGTACACCCTGCCGGAGGCCATCGCCCAACAGGCCAAAATGCGCTCAGCGCGGGTGTACCTGCGCGGCACAAACGTGTTTACCCTGACCAAATTTACGGGCTACTCGCCCGAGGTGGCCAGCAGCAGCTCGATCGACAACGGCATCGATTCCGGAGGCAACGATTCGTATCCCGTCTCGTCCATCTATTCTGTGGGTCTGAACGTCACTTTCTAA
- a CDS encoding fumarylacetoacetate hydrolase family protein, translating to MRLFHTTRGAILEQNDHFWQLPDSSWDALINRDDLPDHLQQYIAEHPADAQAPSASELLPPIGQQEVWASGVTYYRSREARMEESEAVGGGSFYDRVYHADRPELFFKATAARTVGPGGTVNIRTDSTWNVPEPELTLFATSNGKIVGYTVGNDMSSRSIEGENPLYLPQAKSYEGSAALGPCLFVTSTPLPPSTDIQLVIFREQEKVIDETIKLEQMKRTPAELVDYLFHSLRFPHGCFLMTGTGIVPDNFTLQPGDEVRISIQGIGTLVNPVGVVGKPNRVV from the coding sequence ATGCGTCTTTTCCATACCACCCGGGGAGCAATCCTCGAACAAAACGACCACTTCTGGCAGCTTCCCGACTCGTCGTGGGATGCGCTCATCAACCGCGACGACCTTCCTGACCATCTGCAACAGTACATTGCCGAACATCCGGCCGATGCGCAGGCCCCCTCGGCCAGCGAACTTCTGCCCCCCATCGGGCAACAGGAAGTGTGGGCCTCGGGCGTGACCTATTACCGGAGCCGCGAAGCCCGCATGGAAGAGTCGGAGGCCGTAGGCGGCGGTAGTTTTTACGACCGCGTGTACCACGCCGATCGCCCCGAGCTGTTTTTTAAAGCCACGGCCGCCCGAACGGTCGGGCCGGGTGGTACGGTCAACATCCGCACCGACTCGACCTGGAACGTGCCGGAACCAGAACTGACCCTTTTTGCCACTTCGAACGGAAAAATTGTGGGCTACACGGTGGGCAACGACATGAGCTCGCGCAGCATCGAGGGCGAAAATCCGCTGTACCTTCCTCAGGCCAAGTCGTACGAAGGCAGCGCCGCCCTGGGGCCTTGCTTGTTCGTCACCAGCACGCCGCTTCCGCCGTCTACCGACATTCAACTGGTGATTTTCCGGGAGCAGGAGAAAGTGATTGACGAAACGATCAAACTGGAGCAGATGAAGCGCACCCCGGCAGAACTCGTCGATTATTTATTTCATTCCCTGCGTTTCCCACACGGCTGTTTTCTGATGACCGGCACCGGCATCGTCCCCGACAACTTTACGCTGCAACCCGGCGACGAAGTGCGCATCAGCATTCAGGGGATCGGCACCTTGGTCAACCCCGTGGGGGTGGTCGGTAAGCCGAACAGGGTAGTGTAG
- a CDS encoding aldehyde dehydrogenase (NADP(+)): MQLTGKNLIGLIDTAEGAHTFTGVDATLGTELPTTFYEATDAEVDRAVVLADRAFATYRRKSGAQKADFLEKIADEIMALGDALLERCHQETALPLGRLQGERGRTCGQLRLFAELLREGSWVEARIDTALPDRQPLPRPDLRQMLIPLGPVAVFGASNFPLAFSVAGGDTASALAAGCSVVVKAHPAHPGTSEMVGRAIRKAAEATGMPEGVFSLVHGGIAPGTKLVGHPLIKAVGFTGSFRGGKALYDAAVRRPEPIPVYAEMGSTNPVFVLPGALKERGAALAQGLAQSVTLGVGQFCTNPGVVVVEQSDEAEAFLKTTGEQLANVAPTPMLTSGLLQAYHKGIEGLKKMEGVAVMQANVADGATLAPAHWLRASVQTALRHPELTEEVFGPSSVGLVAERKEELYEFARQLHGHLTATLHATEADLAEYRDLVALLEQKVGRLIVNSFPTGVEVSHAMNHGGPYPATTDVRTTSVGTQAIKRFVRPLCYQGFPSAALPEALQDANPLNLWRLVNGEWSKEAI, encoded by the coding sequence ATGCAACTGACTGGAAAAAACCTGATCGGGTTGATCGATACAGCCGAAGGGGCTCACACCTTTACGGGCGTGGACGCCACGCTGGGCACCGAACTGCCCACCACGTTCTACGAAGCGACCGACGCGGAAGTAGACCGGGCGGTGGTGCTGGCCGACCGGGCCTTCGCCACCTACCGCCGGAAAAGCGGCGCCCAGAAAGCCGACTTCCTCGAAAAAATTGCCGACGAAATTATGGCGCTGGGCGATGCGCTGCTGGAGCGGTGTCATCAGGAAACGGCGCTGCCCCTCGGCCGTCTGCAGGGCGAGCGCGGCCGTACATGCGGCCAACTGCGCCTGTTTGCGGAACTGTTGCGCGAGGGCTCGTGGGTAGAAGCCCGGATCGATACGGCCCTGCCCGACCGCCAGCCCCTGCCCCGCCCGGATTTGCGCCAGATGCTGATTCCGCTGGGTCCTGTGGCGGTGTTCGGGGCGAGCAACTTCCCGTTGGCTTTTTCGGTGGCGGGTGGCGATACCGCTTCGGCGCTGGCCGCCGGCTGTTCGGTGGTGGTAAAGGCCCATCCGGCGCACCCCGGAACGTCGGAGATGGTCGGGCGCGCGATCCGCAAAGCGGCGGAAGCCACCGGCATGCCCGAAGGCGTCTTTTCCCTGGTGCATGGGGGCATCGCGCCCGGCACCAAACTGGTAGGCCATCCGCTCATCAAAGCGGTGGGATTCACCGGCTCGTTCCGGGGAGGAAAAGCCCTGTACGACGCGGCCGTTCGCCGGCCGGAGCCCATCCCGGTCTATGCTGAAATGGGCAGCACCAATCCTGTTTTTGTGTTGCCGGGGGCATTGAAAGAGCGCGGCGCGGCACTGGCCCAGGGACTGGCCCAATCCGTCACGCTGGGCGTCGGGCAATTTTGCACCAATCCCGGCGTCGTGGTGGTCGAACAGTCGGACGAAGCCGAGGCCTTTTTAAAGACCACCGGCGAACAACTGGCGAACGTCGCCCCCACACCGATGCTCACCAGCGGCCTGTTGCAGGCGTACCACAAGGGCATTGAAGGCCTCAAGAAGATGGAAGGCGTGGCGGTTATGCAGGCCAACGTGGCGGATGGCGCCACCCTGGCCCCGGCCCACTGGCTGCGCGCTTCGGTGCAAACGGCGCTGCGCCACCCGGAACTGACGGAAGAGGTATTCGGGCCTTCGTCGGTCGGGCTGGTGGCCGAGCGCAAAGAAGAGTTGTACGAATTTGCGCGGCAACTGCACGGGCACCTTACGGCGACCCTGCACGCGACCGAAGCGGATCTGGCCGAATACCGTGACCTGGTCGCACTTCTGGAACAAAAGGTCGGTCGGCTGATCGTCAACAGTTTTCCGACCGGCGTGGAGGTGAGCCATGCCATGAACCACGGCGGCCCTTACCCCGCAACGACCGACGTCCGCACCACCTCGGTCGGCACGCAGGCGATCAAACGGTTCGTGCGGCCCCTCTGTTACCAGGGCTTCCCGTCGGCGGCTTTGCCGGAGGCGTTACAGGACGCCAACCCGCTCAACCTCTGGCGCCTGGTGAACGGCGAATGGAGCAAAGAAGCGATTTAA
- a CDS encoding alpha-ketoglutarate-dependent dioxygenase AlkB family protein — protein sequence MDGITYRDRFLDHPEDLFRYLETQIAWDERMAARKTASFGVAYNYSQVHYPFQPMPPALASVCDALERTLGFRPNNCLLNYYRDGRSKMGYHSDQTDILAPDTGVAIVSLGECRTLRFRNIADPTLTHDVPLPAGSLLYMTQRVQHEWQHAIPRTDTDQGRISLTFRRMQPE from the coding sequence ATGGACGGTATTACGTATCGGGACCGTTTTCTGGATCATCCCGAAGACCTATTCAGGTATTTAGAAACCCAAATTGCCTGGGACGAACGCATGGCGGCTCGTAAGACGGCCAGCTTTGGCGTGGCGTACAATTACTCGCAGGTCCACTATCCGTTTCAGCCCATGCCCCCGGCACTGGCGTCCGTGTGTGACGCATTGGAGAGAACCCTGGGGTTTCGGCCGAACAACTGTTTGCTCAATTATTACCGGGATGGCCGCTCTAAAATGGGTTACCATTCGGACCAGACCGACATCCTCGCGCCCGATACGGGGGTAGCCATCGTGTCCCTGGGCGAATGCCGTACCTTGCGCTTCCGGAATATTGCCGATCCCACGCTCACGCATGACGTTCCGCTGCCTGCCGGATCGCTGCTCTACATGACGCAGCGCGTTCAGCACGAATGGCAACACGCCATCCCGCGCACCGATACGGATCAAGGACGCATCAGTCTGACTTTCAGAAGGATGCAGCCGGAATAA
- a CDS encoding DUF2628 domain-containing protein, with protein MEEQKDQEALDREEYFRAYFGQSADYYWQKVEEYGDGRTYTFNVFAFVFGLSWMLYRKMYRPMVVLLGLILLSSALESSLWMRLHLSEATIEFIGNAEMVAWAFLMGFLGNNLYLKQAARTIESVTDELDDKEHIKARLAQLGGVTLRPHLLILLFLIGAMLLMKFGVLPTLFP; from the coding sequence ATGGAAGAACAGAAAGATCAGGAGGCCCTGGACCGGGAAGAATACTTTCGGGCGTATTTTGGCCAGAGTGCCGACTACTACTGGCAAAAAGTGGAAGAATATGGCGACGGCCGCACGTACACCTTCAACGTCTTTGCTTTTGTGTTCGGGCTGTCGTGGATGCTGTACCGGAAAATGTACCGCCCGATGGTGGTGCTCCTGGGCCTGATCCTGTTGTCGTCCGCCCTGGAATCGTCCCTGTGGATGCGGTTGCACCTGTCGGAAGCCACCATCGAGTTCATCGGCAATGCTGAAATGGTGGCCTGGGCTTTCCTGATGGGCTTCCTCGGCAATAACCTCTACCTAAAACAGGCCGCACGCACCATCGAATCGGTCACCGACGAGCTGGACGACAAGGAGCACATCAAAGCCCGTCTCGCGCAGTTGGGTGGCGTCACCCTCCGGCCTCACCTCCTCATTTTGCTGTTCCTCATCGGTGCGATGCTCCTGATGAAGTTCGGCGTGTTGCCCACCCTATTTCCATAA
- the eboC gene encoding UbiA-like protein EboC (EboC, a homolog the polyprenyltransferase UbiA, belongs to system of proteins involved in the trafficking of precursor metabolites to an extracytoplasmic compartment so that the biosynthesis of certain natural products, such as scytonemin, can be completed.), producing MQRRLWAYLQLMRPANLVTAVADILLGYAASGAGAALVEQEVGWGTLGWLIVSTVCLYGGGVVLNDYFDAELDRTERPERPIPRGDATETGAQLLGGGLLLAGIVTAGQVSLLSAGLAMLICVLVVLYDAWGKHQSWFGPLNMGLCRGVNLLLGMSAIPAMLYERWYLALIPIVYIAAITMISRGEVHGENQPALRGGLALYGLVVLSILTLAFTEDSLYTVLFFVVLFGYLIFPPLLRALRDAAPQNIGKAVKAGVISLIVLDAALATVFAGWQYGLMVLILLPLSMGLGRLFAVT from the coding sequence ATGCAACGCCGTCTCTGGGCTTACCTGCAACTGATGCGCCCCGCCAATCTGGTGACGGCCGTGGCCGATATTCTGCTGGGCTATGCCGCCTCGGGGGCAGGAGCGGCCCTGGTAGAACAGGAAGTCGGCTGGGGCACCCTGGGCTGGCTGATCGTGTCGACCGTCTGCCTGTACGGCGGCGGGGTGGTGCTGAACGACTATTTCGACGCCGAACTGGACCGCACCGAACGACCGGAGCGACCCATTCCACGGGGTGACGCCACCGAAACGGGTGCGCAACTGCTGGGCGGCGGGCTGCTGTTGGCGGGCATCGTCACGGCGGGACAAGTGTCGTTGTTGAGCGCCGGACTGGCCATGCTCATTTGCGTGCTGGTGGTGCTTTACGACGCCTGGGGGAAACACCAATCGTGGTTCGGACCGCTGAACATGGGCCTGTGCCGCGGCGTCAACCTCCTGCTGGGCATGAGTGCCATCCCCGCCATGCTGTACGAGCGGTGGTACCTGGCCCTGATTCCGATCGTTTACATCGCCGCCATTACCATGATCAGCCGCGGCGAAGTACACGGCGAAAACCAACCCGCCCTGCGTGGTGGTCTGGCGCTGTACGGACTGGTTGTGTTGTCCATTCTGACGCTCGCTTTCACGGAAGATTCCCTCTACACCGTGCTGTTTTTTGTAGTCCTTTTTGGCTACCTTATTTTTCCGCCGCTGCTCCGTGCGCTGCGCGATGCCGCCCCGCAAAACATCGGGAAGGCCGTCAAAGCCGGGGTGATTTCCCTCATTGTGCTCGATGCCGCGCTGGCAACGGTTTTTGCGGGATGGCAATACGGCCTCATGGTGTTGATTCTCCTGCCGCTTTCGATGGGTTTGGGGCGTTTGTTTGCAGTGACTTAA
- a CDS encoding O-methyltransferase, translated as MPETHRTNYPEQYLLIDQATKASGFTMASDVLTCSLLRTLAAAKPGGAFLELGTGTGLSTAWMLDGMDATATLVSVDNAPEFLSIAQRYLGHDPRVTFVESDGGEWLTQHARSKFDYIFADTWHGKYLMLDEALALLKPGGFYIIDDMLPQPNWPEGHAEKAAKLQTTLAERDDLYLTRQDWATGIVVAVKKGNV; from the coding sequence ATGCCCGAAACCCATCGCACGAATTACCCGGAACAGTACTTGTTGATTGATCAGGCCACGAAAGCGTCCGGCTTTACCATGGCGTCGGATGTGCTGACGTGCAGCCTGTTGCGTACCCTGGCGGCGGCCAAACCGGGCGGCGCCTTTCTGGAACTGGGCACCGGTACCGGCCTGTCGACCGCCTGGATGCTGGACGGCATGGACGCCACCGCTACGCTGGTTTCGGTCGACAACGCCCCGGAGTTTTTGTCCATTGCGCAACGCTACCTCGGCCACGATCCGCGCGTCACCTTTGTGGAAAGCGACGGGGGCGAGTGGCTGACGCAACACGCTCGATCCAAGTTCGATTACATTTTTGCCGATACCTGGCACGGGAAGTACCTGATGCTCGACGAAGCGCTGGCCCTGCTCAAACCCGGTGGGTTTTACATCATCGACGACATGTTGCCGCAGCCCAACTGGCCGGAAGGGCACGCCGAAAAAGCTGCCAAGCTGCAGACCACGCTGGCCGAACGCGATGACCTGTACCTCACCCGGCAGGACTGGGCCACGGGCATAGTCGTCGCCGTGAAAAAAGGAAATGTGTAG
- a CDS encoding TatD family hydrolase, translating to MSSNRIFFDSHVHMVSRTTDDYEAMRKAGVVAVLEPAFWQGQPRTEVGSFKDYFNTLIGWERFRASQFGIKHYCTIGLNSKEANNEALAEQVMEILPLFLCKEGVVGVGEIGYDDQTPAEDKYYRQQLELAKELNLPVQIHTPHRDKKRGTIRSMEVALEHGIDPSMVIVDHNNEETVQDVLDRGFWCAFTIYPHTKMGSERMVEVLRKYGPERIIVDSAADWGVSDPLAVPKTAALIVERGLPEDYVTKTCYQNPLDAYGQSGQINEADWQISEVDQRELFRGNSVLRGGQTPKIGSSDSDIVPN from the coding sequence ATGTCAAGCAATAGAATTTTTTTCGACTCCCACGTACACATGGTGTCCCGCACTACCGACGACTACGAAGCCATGCGCAAGGCGGGTGTGGTGGCTGTGTTGGAGCCGGCGTTCTGGCAGGGGCAGCCTCGCACGGAAGTGGGTTCGTTCAAAGATTATTTCAACACGCTGATCGGGTGGGAGCGATTCCGCGCCAGCCAGTTCGGCATCAAGCACTATTGCACCATCGGGCTGAACTCGAAAGAGGCGAACAACGAGGCGCTGGCCGAACAGGTGATGGAAATTCTGCCGCTGTTCCTCTGCAAAGAAGGGGTAGTAGGGGTCGGGGAAATCGGGTACGACGACCAGACCCCCGCGGAAGACAAGTATTATCGTCAGCAACTGGAACTGGCCAAGGAACTGAACCTGCCGGTGCAGATCCATACGCCGCACCGCGACAAAAAACGCGGGACCATCCGCAGCATGGAAGTGGCGCTGGAACACGGCATCGACCCGAGCATGGTGATCGTCGATCACAACAACGAAGAAACCGTGCAGGACGTGCTGGACCGGGGCTTCTGGTGTGCGTTTACGATCTATCCGCATACCAAAATGGGCAGCGAGCGGATGGTGGAAGTGTTACGCAAATACGGTCCCGAGCGCATCATTGTCGACAGTGCCGCCGACTGGGGCGTGAGCGATCCGCTGGCCGTTCCGAAGACCGCCGCGCTGATTGTGGAACGCGGACTGCCGGAAGACTACGTCACCAAAACCTGTTACCAGAACCCGCTCGACGCCTACGGGCAAAGCGGCCAGATCAACGAAGCCGACTGGCAAATCTCTGAGGTAGACCAGCGTGAGCTGTTCCGCGGAAACTCCGTGCTGCGTGGGGGGCAAACGCCGAAAATCGGGAGTTCCGATTCTGACATTGTACCCAACTAA
- a CDS encoding TIGR00730 family Rossman fold protein: MIKRVCVYCASSARIDPVYFEATERLARQLVRHNIQVVYGGGAVGLMGKLADTVLAEGGSILGIMPQFMNEVEWAHKAVKEFVFVADMHERKKRFLEGVDAVVALPGGCGTLEELMEVITLKRLGLFAQPIIILNTKGYYDPLAQMLERCITEKFMADSHRDMWRFVDEPEAVIPAIQNSPSWNSGAIQDAALK, translated from the coding sequence ATGATCAAACGCGTATGTGTTTATTGCGCCTCCAGCGCCCGGATCGATCCCGTTTATTTTGAGGCCACCGAACGGCTGGCCCGGCAACTGGTCCGGCACAACATTCAGGTGGTGTATGGCGGAGGTGCCGTCGGGCTGATGGGCAAACTGGCCGATACGGTCCTGGCCGAAGGCGGCAGCATCCTCGGCATTATGCCGCAGTTCATGAACGAAGTGGAATGGGCGCACAAAGCGGTGAAGGAATTTGTGTTTGTCGCCGACATGCACGAGCGAAAGAAGCGCTTCCTGGAAGGTGTCGATGCGGTGGTGGCCCTGCCTGGGGGCTGCGGTACGCTGGAAGAACTGATGGAAGTTATCACGCTGAAACGCCTCGGCCTGTTCGCGCAGCCCATCATCATCCTGAACACCAAAGGCTATTACGATCCGTTGGCGCAGATGCTGGAGCGGTGCATCACTGAAAAGTTCATGGCCGACAGCCACCGCGACATGTGGCGCTTCGTCGACGAACCTGAAGCAGTGATCCCTGCCATTCAAAATTCTCCTTCGTGGAATTCCGGCGCGATTCAGGACGCTGCACTCAAATGA
- a CDS encoding EboA domain-containing protein: MTGTLHQVAPEPARTFLRDVLSAHASPQALAWLAQQQEKYTTDYARRTLYMAFSMVPRFFSKTPLELSGAQHERADELRSGWDPSTWTCDQAARTFLLLLMPTQDEDQYQQTLKQLFDTADMNEQRTLYGALPLLAFPERWVAQTAEGIRTNITSVLDAIVLRNPYPAEHLADPAWNQLVLKSVFTDRPLYQIDGLDKRVNAELAHTLLDYVHERWSAGRTVTPELWRMIGPFLQPESEADIKRLLQSDNPLERQAGMLACWQSNDLIVSQWVDRDTDPSTLTWDEIGARHQETKN, encoded by the coding sequence ATGACAGGAACCCTTCACCAAGTCGCACCCGAGCCCGCACGGACGTTCCTCCGGGACGTATTGTCCGCGCATGCTTCGCCCCAGGCGCTGGCCTGGCTGGCACAGCAGCAGGAAAAGTACACCACCGACTACGCACGCCGCACGCTCTACATGGCCTTCAGCATGGTGCCCCGCTTTTTCAGCAAAACGCCGCTGGAGCTGTCGGGAGCGCAGCACGAACGCGCCGACGAACTGCGGTCCGGCTGGGACCCCTCAACCTGGACGTGCGATCAGGCCGCCCGTACGTTTCTGTTACTGCTGATGCCCACGCAGGACGAAGACCAGTATCAACAGACGCTGAAGCAATTGTTCGATACGGCCGACATGAACGAGCAGCGAACGCTCTACGGCGCTTTGCCCCTGCTGGCGTTTCCCGAGCGGTGGGTCGCCCAGACCGCTGAGGGCATCCGGACGAACATAACGTCGGTGCTGGACGCCATCGTGCTGCGCAATCCTTATCCGGCCGAGCACCTCGCCGATCCGGCCTGGAACCAGCTGGTGCTGAAGTCGGTCTTCACGGACCGGCCGCTTTACCAGATCGACGGACTCGACAAGCGGGTCAATGCCGAACTGGCGCACACGCTCCTCGACTACGTGCACGAGCGCTGGTCGGCCGGGCGCACCGTCACGCCCGAGTTGTGGCGGATGATCGGGCCATTTCTGCAACCCGAGTCGGAAGCCGACATCAAACGACTTTTGCAAAGCGACAATCCGCTGGAACGGCAGGCCGGTATGCTGGCCTGCTGGCAGAGCAACGACCTGATCGTCAGCCAGTGGGTCGATCGCGATACCGATCCTTCCACCCTGACGTGGGACGAAATTGGGGCCCGGCATCAGGAAACCAAAAACTGA